Proteins from one Sphingopyxis terrae subsp. terrae NBRC 15098 genomic window:
- the ggt gene encoding gamma-glutamyltransferase, producing the protein MIFRRLIAASLALTLTLPAPLVAQSRHLLEYPSIHSPTMGTRGMVVSQNAIASEVGAKILREGGNAVDAAIAVGFALSVTLPRAGNIGGDGYMSVYDAASGEVRVIDFRSVAPRAATPAMFVDNRGKERAVASYGYLAPAVPGTVAGFDYAHRKWGKLSWDKIVAPAIALAADGVRLSADEAFVFSWGKERLSKSAAGKAAFYKPDGSLYQKDEVMKRPDLAWTLGEIAQHGADGFYKGEVARRIAADMKAHGGLITLDDLAAYRPQERAPLVGSYRGYTIYTAPPSSAGGATLLNILNQLEHFDIKAMGANSAASLHVMAEAMKLGYVDRYRALGDPAFVTAPVGGFISKAYAAERAKLIDPARAKPIDAMPFGDPLRYESPSTTHFSVADKDGNVVSTTFTLGSDFGSGVMIAGTGILLNNEMNNFSHEQAWEAQRTGTPPPLNAMEPGKRMLSTQMPTIVMKDGKPWIVTGTPGGSTIITSVVQVLVNVIDHGMNIAEATHQPRIYQGASDTLRVEPNFNPDTVAALKAMGHPITSDETMGSEQSIMIDKGLFLGAADPRRPGALAVEP; encoded by the coding sequence ATGATCTTCCGCCGCCTGATCGCCGCTTCGCTCGCGCTGACGCTGACGCTTCCGGCGCCGCTCGTCGCGCAGAGCCGCCACCTCCTCGAATATCCGTCGATCCATTCGCCGACGATGGGGACGCGCGGCATGGTGGTCAGCCAGAACGCCATCGCCAGCGAGGTCGGCGCGAAGATCCTGCGCGAAGGCGGCAATGCCGTCGATGCCGCGATCGCGGTCGGCTTCGCCCTGTCGGTTACGCTGCCGCGCGCGGGCAATATCGGCGGCGACGGCTATATGAGCGTCTACGACGCCGCCTCGGGCGAGGTGCGCGTGATCGATTTCCGCTCGGTCGCCCCACGCGCCGCGACCCCCGCCATGTTCGTCGACAATCGCGGCAAGGAGCGCGCGGTCGCCAGCTACGGCTATCTGGCGCCCGCGGTGCCGGGAACGGTCGCGGGTTTCGACTATGCCCATCGCAAATGGGGCAAGCTGTCGTGGGACAAGATTGTCGCTCCCGCCATCGCGCTGGCCGCCGACGGCGTGCGGCTGAGCGCCGACGAGGCTTTCGTTTTCAGCTGGGGCAAGGAGCGGCTGTCGAAGAGCGCGGCGGGCAAGGCCGCCTTCTACAAGCCCGACGGCAGTCTGTATCAAAAGGACGAGGTTATGAAGCGCCCCGACCTCGCCTGGACGCTGGGCGAGATCGCGCAGCATGGCGCCGACGGCTTTTACAAGGGCGAAGTCGCGCGCCGGATCGCCGCCGACATGAAGGCGCATGGCGGGCTTATCACGCTCGACGACCTCGCCGCCTATCGCCCGCAGGAGCGCGCCCCGCTGGTCGGCAGCTACCGCGGTTACACCATCTACACCGCGCCGCCGTCGAGCGCGGGCGGGGCAACGCTGCTCAATATCCTCAACCAGCTCGAACATTTCGACATCAAGGCGATGGGCGCCAATTCGGCGGCGTCGCTGCATGTGATGGCCGAGGCGATGAAGCTCGGCTATGTTGACCGCTACCGCGCGCTGGGCGATCCCGCCTTCGTCACCGCGCCGGTCGGCGGTTTCATTTCGAAAGCCTATGCCGCCGAGCGCGCGAAACTGATCGACCCTGCGCGCGCCAAGCCGATCGACGCCATGCCTTTCGGCGACCCGCTCCGCTACGAAAGCCCCTCGACGACGCATTTCTCGGTCGCCGACAAGGACGGCAATGTCGTCTCGACGACCTTCACGCTCGGTTCGGACTTCGGATCGGGGGTAATGATCGCGGGAACGGGCATCCTCCTCAACAACGAGATGAACAATTTCAGCCACGAACAGGCCTGGGAGGCACAGCGAACCGGCACACCGCCACCGCTCAACGCGATGGAGCCGGGCAAGCGAATGTTGTCGACGCAGATGCCGACGATCGTGATGAAGGACGGCAAGCCGTGGATCGTCACCGGAACCCCCGGCGGCAGCACGATCATCACCTCGGTCGTGCAGGTTCTCGTCAACGTCATCGATCATGGCATGAACATCGCCGAAGCGACGCACCAACCGCGCATCTATCAGGGTGCGAGCGACACGCTGCGCGTCGAACCCAATTTCAACCCGGACACCGTCGCCGCGCTGAAGGCGATGGGCCATCCGATCACCAGCGATGAGACAATGGGCAGCGAACAATCGATCATGATCGACAAGGGCCTGTTCCTCGGCGCCGCCGATCCGCGGCGCCCCGGCGCGTTGGCGGTGGAACCATGA
- a CDS encoding TonB-dependent receptor domain-containing protein, translating to MNRGQKFISLMGGISLLASATAAMAQDRAEPEPQIAEDIEQDSGEAIVVTGSQIKGADVAGALPLTLLNEQDIDAIAATSGDDLFRAIPQAGDVAFNESRDAGGINDARGDVASINLRALGTGNTLVLLNGRRMVLHPGTQSENLVPVQSVNTNTIPVTGVRRVEVLLDGAAAIYGSDAVAGVINTVLKDNFKGLRVTGEYSLTDDSDQREYELSFEAGHTFNDGRTNISLFGSFNHRDPLYARERYNSRSSDLRPLLVGTAFEGDTDFRNTSVDTIWGEFQRLTNSYAPSTTTARIDGVALTTSGIFHVQPDTNDGCIAPTRYAGTCWDNSSLSTVSSDENLRYDTNYLRTILGRNNRFNLFGFLNHEFDSGLEFYAEAGWYHSDYRAYRDTETNLSSQRLIIPANGYWNPFGPVGSPNRIPGLTGVSDAGVPIELIDYRPVDAGPTIVNVKNDTTRFLGGLRGKLLGFDFDTAALYSRARTKDSMHTISMTLFEEALSRTDATAYNPFNGGDPLNPGTLDSSPNPQEVIDSFMVDIGRISTTELYLADFKLSKNDLFELPGGRVGMATGVEFRHETFADDRDDRLDGTIFYVAPDGSSNGSDAMGASPTPDSSGSRDVLSAFLEFAVPLVSPEMNVPLVHALDLQLAGRAESYQGFGSVAKPKIALSWYPVRNFQLRGSWSESFRAPNLPQLFENGIQRSNTRTDWIRCEADLRAARIANFDECGQAQGIVSNRSGSKELKPETAQNLSVGGTFQMNFGAAGRLTLTTDYWEIRQKQVIGLFGDSNALILDYLLRLQGSSNPNVQRADPTPADVDDFDGTGIAPVGDVIQVIDNYTNLSPRRVRGIDFGLYYQVRNTGIGDISLRVNAARLLEFYQVPGDMQQMLLDAQTSGDIDPTIIISGAESLVEQNGRPKWRGSASLTWRYKGWGAGWYGSYVGPVNDTSAALADGTLFRVKDYMSHSVYVQYEAEKGPLKDTRFRIGVRNLFNELAPLADQSFGYIGDLYSNRGRQFYASISKRF from the coding sequence ATGAACAGGGGTCAAAAATTCATCAGCCTGATGGGCGGCATTTCGCTGCTCGCCAGTGCAACCGCCGCCATGGCGCAGGACCGCGCCGAACCCGAACCGCAAATCGCCGAGGATATCGAACAGGATTCGGGCGAAGCGATCGTCGTCACCGGATCACAGATCAAGGGCGCCGACGTCGCCGGGGCGCTGCCGCTGACGTTGCTCAACGAACAGGATATCGACGCCATTGCCGCGACGAGCGGTGACGATCTGTTCCGCGCCATTCCGCAGGCGGGCGATGTCGCCTTCAACGAAAGCCGCGACGCCGGCGGCATCAACGACGCGCGCGGCGACGTCGCGTCGATCAACCTGCGCGCGCTGGGCACGGGCAACACGCTCGTCCTCCTCAACGGGCGCCGCATGGTGCTGCACCCCGGCACCCAGTCCGAAAATCTGGTGCCGGTGCAAAGCGTCAACACCAACACCATCCCGGTGACGGGGGTCCGCCGCGTCGAGGTTCTGCTCGACGGCGCCGCCGCCATCTATGGATCGGATGCGGTTGCCGGCGTCATCAACACCGTGCTCAAGGACAATTTCAAGGGGCTGCGCGTCACCGGCGAATATAGCCTGACCGATGACAGCGACCAGCGCGAATATGAACTGTCGTTCGAAGCGGGCCACACGTTCAACGACGGCCGCACCAACATTTCGCTGTTCGGGTCGTTCAACCACCGCGACCCGCTTTATGCGCGCGAACGCTACAACTCGCGCTCGTCGGATCTGCGGCCGCTGCTCGTCGGGACGGCGTTCGAGGGCGATACCGATTTCCGCAACACATCGGTCGATACGATCTGGGGCGAATTCCAGCGTCTGACGAACAGCTACGCCCCCTCGACCACGACGGCGCGCATCGACGGCGTCGCGCTGACCACCAGCGGCATCTTCCATGTCCAGCCCGACACCAACGACGGCTGCATCGCACCGACCCGATATGCCGGCACCTGCTGGGACAACAGCTCGCTCTCGACCGTCTCGAGCGACGAAAATCTGCGGTACGACACCAACTATCTGCGCACGATCCTGGGACGCAACAATCGCTTCAACCTGTTCGGCTTCCTGAATCATGAATTTGATTCGGGGCTGGAATTCTACGCCGAGGCAGGCTGGTATCATTCGGATTATCGCGCCTACCGCGATACCGAAACCAACCTGTCGAGCCAGCGGCTCATCATCCCCGCCAACGGCTATTGGAACCCCTTCGGTCCGGTCGGCAGCCCGAACCGGATTCCGGGTCTGACCGGCGTGTCCGATGCCGGGGTGCCGATCGAACTGATCGACTATCGCCCCGTCGATGCTGGCCCGACGATCGTCAACGTCAAGAACGACACCACCCGCTTCCTCGGCGGACTGCGCGGCAAGCTGCTCGGCTTCGATTTCGACACCGCGGCGCTTTACTCGCGCGCCCGGACCAAGGACAGCATGCACACGATTTCGATGACGCTGTTCGAAGAAGCGCTGAGCCGTACCGATGCGACCGCCTATAACCCGTTCAACGGCGGCGATCCGCTCAATCCCGGCACGCTCGATTCCTCGCCCAATCCGCAGGAGGTGATCGACAGCTTCATGGTCGATATCGGCCGCATCAGCACGACCGAGCTTTACCTCGCCGACTTCAAGCTCAGCAAGAACGACCTGTTCGAACTGCCGGGCGGCCGGGTCGGGATGGCGACCGGCGTCGAATTCCGTCACGAAACCTTTGCGGACGATCGCGACGACCGGCTCGACGGCACGATCTTCTATGTCGCGCCCGACGGCTCGTCGAACGGCAGCGACGCGATGGGCGCGAGCCCGACCCCCGACAGCAGCGGGTCGCGCGATGTGCTGTCGGCCTTTCTCGAATTTGCGGTGCCGCTGGTCTCGCCCGAGATGAATGTGCCGCTGGTCCATGCACTCGACCTGCAACTTGCGGGCCGCGCCGAATCCTATCAGGGCTTCGGATCGGTTGCGAAGCCGAAGATCGCCTTGTCCTGGTATCCGGTGCGCAACTTCCAGCTGCGCGGCAGCTGGTCCGAAAGCTTCCGCGCGCCGAACCTGCCGCAATTGTTCGAAAATGGTATCCAGCGGTCAAACACGCGCACCGACTGGATCCGCTGCGAGGCAGACCTGCGCGCGGCGCGCATCGCCAATTTCGACGAGTGCGGTCAGGCACAGGGCATCGTCAGCAACCGGTCGGGCAGCAAGGAGCTGAAACCCGAAACGGCTCAAAACCTGTCGGTCGGCGGAACTTTCCAGATGAATTTCGGCGCGGCGGGTCGTTTGACGCTGACCACCGACTATTGGGAAATCCGGCAAAAGCAAGTGATCGGCCTGTTTGGCGACTCCAATGCACTCATCCTCGACTATTTGCTCCGTTTGCAGGGTTCGTCGAACCCCAATGTTCAGCGGGCCGACCCGACCCCCGCCGATGTCGACGACTTCGACGGCACCGGCATCGCGCCAGTCGGCGACGTGATCCAGGTGATCGACAATTACACCAACCTCAGCCCGCGCCGCGTCCGCGGTATCGACTTCGGCCTCTATTATCAGGTGCGCAACACCGGCATCGGAGACATCAGCCTGCGCGTCAACGCGGCGCGCCTGCTCGAATTCTATCAGGTGCCGGGCGACATGCAGCAGATGCTGCTCGATGCCCAGACGTCGGGCGACATTGATCCGACAATCATCATCTCGGGCGCCGAAAGCCTCGTCGAACAGAATGGCCGTCCGAAGTGGCGCGGATCGGCCAGCCTGACCTGGCGCTACAAGGGCTGGGGCGCGGGCTGGTACGGCAGCTATGTCGGCCCGGTGAACGACACCTCGGCGGCGCTGGCCGACGGGACGCTGTTCCGCGTCAAGGATTACATGTCGCACAGCGTTTATGTGCAATATGAGGCCGAGAAGGGCCCGCTCAAGGATACGCGCTTCCGCATCGGGGTGCGCAACCTGTTCAACGAGCTCGCGCCGCTCGCCGATCAGAGCTTCGGCTATATCGGCGATTTGTACAGCAACCGCGGCCGTCAGTTCTACGCTTCGATCAGCAAGCGTTTCTGA
- a CDS encoding FAD-dependent oxidoreductase, with amino-acid sequence MSYAYTDAFASPSTVAQLPRLLMGLDPAFRLSPSLDPDFLRWGIAFLRNASAGRFRRNTLAGMMLAIESRAALDQLTQRHGIEFARSAPGKLILYRSAKSFAAAERVAAMKAEHGAKQSLIDAGQAVAIEPALGAIRPAIAGAVFDRGEEVGDPYRFCNGARAALAAHGQSASWFRTDIAAIEPDARRPAIVARDGRRFAADRILLCSGTGSLALARSFGVRLPIVPMKGYSITAAPGEAAPTVSITDAANRVVFARLGNRMRIAGLADLARRDAAVDPRRLATLIASARAALPEAATYDAIESSWAGLRPMTPDSLPITRPIAPGVIANTGHGALGWTYAAGSAARVAALIDRED; translated from the coding sequence TTGAGCTACGCCTATACCGACGCATTCGCGAGCCCGTCGACCGTCGCGCAATTGCCGCGGCTGCTGATGGGACTCGATCCGGCCTTTCGCCTCTCACCGTCGCTCGATCCCGATTTCCTGCGCTGGGGTATCGCCTTTCTGCGCAACGCCTCGGCGGGGCGGTTCCGCCGCAACACGCTGGCCGGCATGATGCTCGCCATCGAATCGCGCGCGGCGCTCGATCAGCTGACGCAGCGACACGGCATCGAATTCGCGCGCAGCGCCCCCGGCAAGCTCATCCTCTATCGCAGCGCCAAAAGCTTTGCGGCGGCCGAGCGTGTCGCCGCGATGAAGGCCGAACATGGCGCGAAGCAGAGCCTGATCGACGCCGGCCAAGCGGTGGCGATCGAACCGGCCCTCGGCGCGATTCGTCCGGCCATCGCCGGCGCGGTGTTCGACCGCGGCGAGGAAGTGGGCGACCCCTATCGCTTCTGCAATGGCGCACGGGCGGCCTTGGCGGCGCATGGACAAAGCGCGAGCTGGTTCCGCACCGACATTGCCGCGATCGAGCCCGACGCGCGGCGCCCCGCGATCGTCGCGCGGGACGGTCGGCGGTTCGCCGCCGACCGGATCCTATTATGTTCGGGCACGGGATCGCTCGCGCTGGCGCGGAGTTTCGGCGTCCGCCTGCCGATCGTGCCGATGAAGGGCTATTCAATCACCGCCGCGCCGGGCGAAGCGGCGCCGACGGTCAGCATCACCGATGCTGCGAACCGGGTCGTTTTCGCCCGGCTGGGCAATCGCATGCGGATTGCCGGCCTCGCCGACCTGGCGCGGCGCGACGCCGCGGTCGATCCGCGGCGGCTCGCCACATTGATCGCCAGCGCCCGCGCCGCGCTGCCAGAAGCGGCGACCTATGACGCGATCGAATCGAGCTGGGCGGGGCTGCGGCCGATGACCCCTGATTCGCTGCCGATCACGCGGCCGATCGCGCCGGGGGTGATCGCGAACACGGGACATGGGGCCTTGGGCTGGACCTATGCCGCCGGGTCGGCCGCGCGCGTCGCCGCGCTTATCGATCGAGAGGATTAA